The proteins below come from a single Natrinema sp. SYSU A 869 genomic window:
- a CDS encoding sensor domain-containing protein: protein MSSPRTTVGTVFDRVRDWSRWFFGVFVRKQTYYNLLYLLLAFPLGIGYFTVLVTGFAIPIGLTFAFVDLATSEPVALLFAGIPLALVLLCIGVPIALVALFASIELTALERLLADRLLDVEIPTSRPARSVRERVRRLVLDGGTWKGAVYLFSKFVFGTVSFIVLTVGFTFTYVLVAAPFHYRNQLVGIHLGNPVEIVPELTYQHDGWTIDIAPITLSIADGELISLYVDSLEAALTVSAIGVLVGLVVLHLFNALAWLYARYTELLLQYTQPSIFREPPQ, encoded by the coding sequence ATGTCTTCGCCACGCACTACAGTCGGGACCGTATTCGACCGCGTTCGAGACTGGAGTCGCTGGTTTTTCGGCGTCTTCGTCCGCAAACAGACGTACTACAACCTGCTCTATCTCCTACTCGCGTTTCCGCTCGGCATCGGCTACTTCACCGTCCTCGTGACCGGGTTCGCGATCCCGATCGGACTCACGTTTGCGTTCGTCGACCTGGCCACGTCCGAGCCCGTCGCACTCCTGTTCGCCGGGATTCCGCTCGCACTGGTCCTGTTGTGTATCGGGGTGCCGATCGCACTGGTTGCCCTGTTCGCTTCGATCGAGTTGACCGCCCTCGAGCGACTCCTCGCCGATCGATTGCTCGACGTCGAGATTCCGACGTCTCGACCGGCCCGAAGCGTCCGCGAGCGGGTACGACGGCTCGTCCTCGATGGCGGAACGTGGAAGGGAGCCGTCTATCTGTTCAGCAAGTTCGTGTTTGGAACCGTCTCGTTTATCGTCCTCACCGTCGGCTTCACGTTCACATACGTGCTAGTTGCCGCCCCCTTCCATTACCGAAATCAACTGGTCGGCATCCATCTCGGCAATCCGGTTGAAATCGTCCCGGAACTCACCTATCAGCACGACGGCTGGACGATCGATATCGCACCGATCACGCTCTCAATCGCCGACGGCGAACTGATCTCGCTGTACGTCGATTCGCTCGAGGCGGCGCTGACCGTCTCGGCGATCGGCGTGCTCGTCGGTCTCGTCGTGTTGCACCTATTCAACGCCCTCGCCTGGCTGTACGCACGGTACACGGAACTACTGTTGCAGTATACGCAGCCGTCGATCTTCCGCGAGCCGCCGCAATAA
- a CDS encoding iron-sulfur cluster assembly scaffold protein has product MGLGSDMYRQQILDHYKNPRNYGELEDPTFTHIGENPMCGDEIRMDVQLADDEETIELVAFQGDGCAISQASASMLSSELAGTTLEELDEMDRDDVIDMLGVEISPMRVKCAVLAEKVAQDGAEIYQGELDVDKTTTED; this is encoded by the coding sequence ATGGGACTGGGCTCCGATATGTACCGACAGCAGATTCTCGACCACTACAAGAACCCGCGCAACTACGGGGAACTCGAGGATCCGACGTTCACCCACATCGGCGAGAACCCGATGTGTGGCGACGAGATTCGCATGGACGTCCAACTCGCCGACGACGAGGAGACGATCGAGCTAGTTGCCTTCCAGGGTGACGGCTGTGCGATCAGTCAGGCCTCCGCCAGCATGCTCTCGAGCGAACTCGCCGGGACGACGCTCGAGGAACTCGACGAGATGGACCGCGACGACGTGATCGACATGCTCGGCGTCGAAATCTCGCCGATGCGAGTCAAGTGTGCCGTCCTCGCCGAGAAAGTCGCACAGGACGGCGCGGAGATCTACCAGGGCGAACTCGACGTCGACAAGACGACGACCGAGGACTGA
- a CDS encoding response regulator: MPTEDERTNGPIDILLVEPNPGDSRLFEEQFRDAKLLNTIHNISDGESALDFIHQRNEYSDEPRPDIVLLEPQLPGKSGIDVLSELKNDPVLSEIPVVVLTSSDAGEKVVQSHGLEADTYLQKPVEPEDFVEFVQSVEEFWFEIVQKPSQ; the protein is encoded by the coding sequence ATGCCCACGGAAGACGAGCGAACGAACGGGCCGATCGATATCCTGTTGGTCGAACCGAATCCCGGCGACAGTCGGCTCTTCGAGGAACAGTTCAGAGACGCAAAGCTCCTGAACACTATTCACAACATCTCCGACGGTGAATCGGCGCTCGATTTCATCCATCAGCGAAACGAATACTCGGACGAACCGCGCCCGGATATCGTCCTCCTCGAGCCACAACTACCCGGCAAGAGTGGGATCGACGTCCTCTCGGAACTGAAAAACGACCCGGTGCTGAGCGAGATTCCGGTCGTCGTGCTCACCAGTTCGGATGCGGGAGAAAAGGTCGTCCAGTCGCACGGTCTCGAGGCGGACACCTACCTACAGAAGCCGGTCGAACCCGAGGACTTCGTCGAGTTCGTGCAGTCGGTCGAGGAGTTTTGGTTCGAGATCGTCCAGAAGCCGTCGCAGTGA
- a CDS encoding DUF424 family protein, with translation MIVNERETQEGLLVAVCDEDVLGETFEEGELSLTVTEEFYGTDAVDEGTAIESLTQADVANIVGTRAVELAVEEGFVDETNVLEVGATLHAQLLQMQ, from the coding sequence ATGATCGTCAATGAGCGAGAGACCCAGGAGGGGCTGCTGGTCGCCGTCTGCGACGAGGACGTCCTCGGCGAGACGTTCGAGGAAGGCGAGCTCTCCCTGACCGTCACCGAGGAGTTCTACGGCACCGATGCGGTCGACGAGGGCACAGCAATCGAGAGCCTCACCCAGGCGGACGTCGCCAATATCGTCGGCACCCGCGCCGTGGAACTCGCCGTCGAGGAGGGGTTCGTCGACGAGACGAACGTCCTCGAGGTGGGGGCGACGCTACACGCGCAGTTGCTGCAGATGCAGTAA
- a CDS encoding cysteine desulfurase, which translates to MSQQNLETLDVGAIREEFPILQREFDGQQVVYLDNAATTQTPDPVIDAMSDYYRESNANVHRGIHHLSQEASLLYEEAHDRVADFIGASGGREEVIFTKNTTEAENLVAYAWGLNELGPEDEIVLTEMEHHASLVTWQQIGKRTGADVKYIRIDEDGRLDMDHARELITDDTAMLSAVHVSNTLGTVNPVSDLVDIAHDHDALAFIDGAQAVPNRSVDVEAIDADFYAFSGHKMAGPTGIGALYGKKEILEAMQPYLYGGGMIRKVTFEDSTWDDLPWKFEPGTPQIAEAVGLVAAIDYLEEIGMERIEAHEEELARYAYEQLNAEPGVEIYGPEPGPNRGGLVGFNLESVHAHDLASIMNDHAVAIRAGDHCTQPLHDKLGVAASARASFYIYNTKEEVDKLVDAIDDARQLFA; encoded by the coding sequence ATGAGTCAACAGAACCTCGAGACACTCGACGTCGGCGCGATCCGGGAGGAGTTCCCGATCCTCCAACGGGAGTTCGACGGCCAGCAGGTCGTCTATCTCGACAACGCGGCGACGACCCAGACGCCCGATCCGGTCATCGACGCGATGAGCGACTACTACCGCGAGTCCAACGCTAACGTCCACCGTGGAATCCACCACCTGAGCCAGGAAGCTTCTCTTCTCTACGAGGAGGCCCACGACCGGGTCGCCGACTTCATCGGTGCGAGTGGCGGGCGCGAGGAGGTCATCTTCACGAAGAACACGACCGAAGCGGAGAACCTCGTCGCCTACGCGTGGGGCCTGAACGAACTCGGTCCCGAGGACGAGATCGTCCTCACCGAGATGGAACACCACGCCTCGCTGGTCACGTGGCAACAGATCGGCAAGCGCACGGGCGCTGACGTGAAATACATCCGGATCGACGAGGATGGCCGCCTCGACATGGACCACGCCCGCGAGCTCATCACGGACGACACCGCGATGCTCTCGGCTGTCCACGTCTCGAACACGCTCGGCACCGTCAACCCCGTTTCCGACCTCGTCGATATCGCCCACGACCACGACGCACTGGCCTTCATCGACGGCGCACAGGCGGTCCCCAACCGGTCCGTCGACGTCGAGGCCATCGACGCCGATTTCTACGCTTTCTCTGGTCACAAAATGGCCGGCCCCACCGGCATCGGTGCCCTCTATGGCAAGAAAGAGATCCTCGAGGCGATGCAGCCGTACCTCTACGGCGGCGGCATGATCCGCAAGGTCACCTTTGAGGACTCGACCTGGGATGACCTCCCCTGGAAGTTCGAACCCGGCACGCCACAGATCGCCGAGGCCGTCGGCCTCGTCGCCGCGATCGACTACCTCGAGGAGATCGGCATGGAACGCATCGAGGCCCACGAGGAGGAGCTAGCCCGCTACGCTTACGAGCAACTCAACGCGGAGCCGGGCGTGGAAATCTACGGCCCAGAACCAGGCCCGAATCGGGGCGGACTCGTTGGCTTCAATCTCGAGAGCGTCCACGCCCACGACCTGGCCTCGATCATGAACGACCACGCGGTCGCGATCCGAGCCGGTGACCACTGTACCCAGCCGCTCCACGACAAGCTGGGAGTCGCTGCGTCGGCTCGAGCGTCCTTCTACATCTACAACACGAAAGAGGAAGTCGACAAATTGGTCGACGCCATCGACGATGCGCGTCAGCTGTTCGCGTAA
- a CDS encoding ABC transporter ATP-binding protein: MTAIEISGLTKEYGDLTAVDDLTLTVDEGEVFGFLGPNGAGKSTTINMLLDFTRPTAGSATVLGYDAQAEADSISPRIGVLPEGFDIYPRLSGRRHVEFASKTNGTDDDPDEILERVGLSAEDVDRPAGDYSKGMRQRLATGMALVGDPDLLIMDEPSTGLDPHGIREMQDLVRSESERGTTVFFSSHILEHVEAVCDRVGVLNEGELVAIDTIEGLREEIGGGATMTVSLADPAEWARELVTSLAGVVDSTASGRTLECTITDPAAKATVVTKLTDSGATIRDLRIEEVSLESMFTALTNGEEGETELQSGTGDGAATETETGVAR, from the coding sequence ATGACGGCGATCGAAATATCTGGCTTGACGAAAGAGTACGGCGATCTCACGGCCGTCGACGACCTCACCCTCACCGTCGACGAGGGCGAGGTGTTCGGATTTCTCGGTCCGAACGGGGCAGGGAAGTCGACGACCATCAACATGCTACTGGATTTCACGCGCCCGACCGCGGGGTCGGCGACGGTACTAGGCTACGACGCTCAAGCCGAAGCCGACTCGATCAGCCCGCGAATCGGCGTGTTGCCGGAGGGATTCGATATCTACCCGCGCCTATCGGGCCGCCGGCACGTCGAGTTCGCCAGTAAGACGAACGGTACTGACGACGACCCTGACGAGATCCTGGAGCGGGTCGGGCTCTCCGCCGAGGACGTCGACCGGCCGGCCGGCGACTACTCAAAGGGGATGCGCCAGCGACTCGCGACCGGCATGGCGTTGGTCGGTGATCCCGACCTGCTGATCATGGACGAGCCCTCGACGGGGTTGGATCCCCACGGCATCCGTGAGATGCAGGACCTCGTCCGCAGCGAGTCCGAGCGGGGCACGACCGTCTTCTTCTCGAGTCACATCTTGGAGCACGTCGAGGCGGTCTGTGACCGCGTCGGCGTATTGAACGAGGGCGAACTCGTTGCCATCGACACGATCGAAGGCCTGCGCGAGGAAATCGGCGGCGGTGCGACGATGACGGTGTCGCTCGCGGATCCCGCTGAATGGGCTCGCGAACTCGTCACCTCGCTTGCGGGGGTTGTCGACAGCACGGCGTCCGGGCGCACGCTCGAGTGTACGATCACCGATCCGGCGGCGAAGGCGACCGTCGTGACCAAACTCACCGACAGCGGCGCGACGATTCGGGATCTGCGGATCGAGGAGGTTTCCCTCGAGTCGATGTTTACTGCGCTAACGAACGGCGAGGAAGGTGAGACGGAACTGCAGTCGGGAACGGGCGATGGCGCTGCGACGGAGACGGAAACGGGGGTGGCGCGATGA
- a CDS encoding winged helix-turn-helix domain-containing protein — MTDDEGREVLALLDDEYARRILIAASEEPMSVDRLTECCDASPPTIYRRIERLADQGFLDEYQELDPDGHHYKTYSTRLERVAIEIAEGSMEMDVYRRDEDPADRFTRLFEDL; from the coding sequence ATGACCGACGATGAGGGCCGGGAAGTGCTCGCCCTACTCGACGACGAGTACGCGCGTCGCATCCTCATCGCCGCCAGCGAGGAACCGATGTCCGTCGACCGACTCACTGAGTGCTGTGACGCCTCTCCGCCGACGATCTATCGACGGATCGAACGACTCGCGGACCAGGGGTTCCTCGACGAATACCAGGAGCTCGATCCCGATGGACACCACTACAAGACCTACAGCACGCGACTCGAGCGCGTGGCGATCGAGATCGCCGAGGGCTCGATGGAGATGGACGTATACCGACGCGACGAGGACCCCGCCGACCGGTTTACGCGGCTGTTCGAGGATCTGTGA
- a CDS encoding FAD-dependent oxidoreductase: MTDVAVLGGGIGGLSAAQELAERGFAVTVFEANDRFGGKARSMPIADEPAALHGEHGFRFFPAFYRHVVDTMERIPDSGGTVADNLVETEATLIASTTESERIAETSTPDSMRGWLEALRPAFAEDLPAEDVRFLLERLLYLLTACEKRREGELDDVSWWEFIDAENRSQEFRDRLAYATQALVALRPQVGSARTVGTIYLQLLFGQLDPTEPTERILNAPTNEAWINPWVRHLETLGVEFRPNTPARHLAFDGRRVTRVELADGRTIAADEFVLAVPVEVAPEFVTPELRRAAPELGRIERLETAWMNGIQFYLTEDVELTRGHQVYADAPWALTSISQRQFWTEYDLEGRGPDAVAGVLSVIASDWDTPGIVHEKPARACTREEIAEEIWAQLKGHLNGSDERVRDEMLVDWFLDPSIVETDAGVENHSPLLINTVGSLRNRPPADVGVRNLTLASDYVRTNSDLASMESANEAGRRAANAILDRHGGRGRAQIWALREPAVFEPFKRQDRVRYRLGVPHPAAVTQSLRSVTRQLGKRV, from the coding sequence ATGACCGACGTAGCCGTACTCGGTGGCGGAATTGGCGGCCTCTCCGCGGCGCAGGAACTCGCCGAACGCGGGTTCGCGGTGACCGTCTTCGAGGCGAACGACCGCTTTGGCGGGAAGGCCCGATCGATGCCGATCGCGGACGAGCCGGCGGCATTGCACGGCGAACACGGCTTTCGGTTCTTCCCGGCGTTCTACCGGCACGTCGTCGACACGATGGAGCGGATTCCGGACAGCGGCGGGACCGTCGCCGACAACCTCGTCGAGACCGAGGCGACGCTCATCGCGAGTACCACGGAGTCAGAACGGATCGCCGAGACGAGCACGCCTGACTCGATGCGCGGCTGGCTCGAGGCGCTGCGGCCGGCCTTCGCTGAGGACCTGCCCGCCGAGGACGTTCGCTTCCTGCTCGAGCGACTGCTCTACCTGCTGACCGCCTGTGAGAAGCGACGCGAGGGCGAACTCGACGATGTCTCTTGGTGGGAGTTCATCGACGCTGAGAACCGCTCCCAGGAGTTTCGAGACCGGCTCGCATATGCTACCCAGGCGCTCGTCGCGCTCCGGCCGCAGGTCGGCAGCGCCCGGACGGTCGGCACCATCTACCTGCAGTTGCTGTTCGGCCAACTCGATCCGACCGAACCGACCGAGCGAATCCTGAACGCGCCGACGAACGAGGCCTGGATCAATCCGTGGGTTCGCCACCTCGAGACGCTCGGCGTGGAGTTCCGGCCGAACACCCCCGCGCGCCACCTCGCGTTCGACGGGCGGCGCGTCACCCGTGTCGAACTGGCCGACGGCCGGACGATCGCGGCCGACGAGTTCGTACTGGCCGTTCCAGTGGAGGTCGCCCCCGAGTTCGTTACGCCCGAACTGCGCCGGGCCGCGCCGGAGTTGGGTCGGATTGAGCGCCTCGAGACGGCCTGGATGAACGGGATTCAGTTCTACCTCACCGAGGACGTCGAACTGACTCGCGGCCATCAAGTCTACGCCGACGCTCCATGGGCACTGACCTCGATCTCACAGCGCCAGTTTTGGACCGAGTACGACCTCGAGGGGCGCGGCCCCGACGCGGTCGCGGGCGTCCTCTCGGTGATCGCGTCCGACTGGGATACGCCGGGGATTGTCCACGAAAAACCCGCCAGAGCGTGTACGCGCGAGGAGATCGCCGAGGAGATCTGGGCGCAGTTGAAAGGCCACCTGAACGGGTCCGACGAACGGGTACGGGACGAGATGCTCGTCGACTGGTTCCTCGATCCGTCGATCGTCGAAACGGATGCTGGAGTCGAGAACCACTCGCCGCTGTTGATCAACACCGTGGGGTCGCTTCGGAACCGGCCGCCGGCCGACGTCGGCGTTCGGAACCTCACGCTGGCGAGCGATTACGTGCGAACGAATTCGGACCTGGCCTCGATGGAGTCGGCCAACGAGGCCGGCCGTCGGGCAGCGAACGCGATCCTCGATCGACACGGCGGACGGGGTCGCGCACAGATCTGGGCTCTCAGGGAACCCGCAGTGTTCGAGCCGTTCAAGCGACAGGACCGAGTCCGGTACCGGCTCGGGGTACCGCATCCAGCAGCGGTGACGCAGTCACTGCGGAGCGTTACCAGACAGCTTGGGAAACGGGTCTGA
- a CDS encoding ABC transporter permease subunit, translating to MTSHIPTVARKEFDDASRSKLLWSLIGLLVGLVVIGYVAIWYTVDDVTAAEVLNFLGLPLQVIIPVAALIAGYMAVVGERRSGSIKLLLGLPPNRTDIVFGKLFGRMGVVGLAVGLAFLVSLVLGAVFFGSVPFVDWLGFAAVSLLFGITFVGLAVGVSAAVSTRGKSMAIVVGFYMVLVALWELLTAGPYYLIYDEGPPVEAETWYLLVEQFNPIFAYTNLASNIVEGTIFPFQFQYGLQSVEAYQMTPAERYPGDAPFYLQDWFGIVVMLVWLVVPVAIGYYRFNRADL from the coding sequence ATGACGTCTCACATCCCCACCGTCGCCCGCAAGGAGTTCGACGACGCAAGCCGGTCGAAGCTCCTCTGGTCGCTGATCGGGCTACTCGTGGGCCTCGTCGTGATCGGCTACGTCGCGATTTGGTACACGGTCGACGACGTCACCGCGGCAGAGGTCCTCAACTTCCTCGGGCTTCCGCTGCAGGTAATTATCCCGGTCGCCGCACTGATCGCCGGCTACATGGCCGTCGTCGGCGAGCGTCGTTCGGGCAGCATCAAGCTCCTGTTGGGACTCCCACCCAACCGGACGGATATCGTCTTCGGCAAGCTGTTCGGTCGCATGGGCGTCGTCGGTCTGGCCGTCGGGCTCGCCTTCCTCGTCTCGCTCGTCCTCGGGGCCGTCTTCTTCGGCTCGGTACCGTTCGTCGACTGGCTGGGCTTTGCGGCCGTGTCACTGTTGTTCGGGATCACCTTCGTCGGGCTGGCCGTCGGTGTCTCGGCCGCCGTCTCTACGCGGGGCAAGTCGATGGCCATCGTCGTCGGATTCTACATGGTGCTCGTCGCATTGTGGGAGCTGCTCACCGCCGGTCCGTACTATCTCATCTACGACGAGGGGCCGCCGGTCGAAGCCGAGACGTGGTATCTCCTGGTTGAGCAGTTCAATCCGATCTTCGCCTACACCAATCTGGCCAGCAACATCGTCGAGGGCACGATCTTCCCCTTCCAGTTCCAGTACGGCCTCCAGTCCGTGGAGGCCTACCAGATGACGCCGGCCGAGCGCTACCCAGGCGACGCGCCGTTCTACTTACAGGACTGGTTCGGCATCGTCGTCATGCTGGTCTGGCTGGTCGTGCCCGTTGCGATTGGCTACTATCGGTTCAACCGAGCCGATCTCTAA
- a CDS encoding tetratricopeptide repeat protein, with translation MTDRDDDRDHHFSEGEGFGDPYEEFDLDPPELGVDPSKVDPVDSRVVTDTLDQHNIDQDDVDASELLDVGLNYMQINRYEQATEAFDRTSHFAEDDKLEQEAWVNKGVAHGELEEWDKAIGAHREALRIDDESEHAATAETNLAYALWEFGQTSEALEHAERAIEIDERFAAGWFNRAFFLSERGLSEEALNCVDNAIRLGLRNAKVLETKAEILEELGEFDQAEEIADEANQMREEAEQEMMDDREEMYGQGAGGGGGAGAGGGPGAGRGGAGAGRGGAGAGLGGRGANRQSPPQRQGDIGLDDLGVADLGVEDDEEEDDREWELE, from the coding sequence ATGACTGACCGAGACGACGACCGCGACCATCACTTCTCTGAGGGAGAGGGCTTTGGCGATCCCTACGAGGAGTTCGATCTGGACCCGCCAGAACTCGGCGTCGACCCGTCGAAGGTCGACCCCGTCGACTCCCGCGTCGTCACCGACACGCTCGACCAGCATAACATCGATCAGGACGACGTCGATGCGAGCGAACTGCTCGACGTTGGCCTGAACTACATGCAGATCAACCGCTACGAGCAGGCCACCGAGGCCTTCGATCGGACGTCTCACTTCGCCGAAGACGACAAGCTCGAGCAGGAGGCATGGGTGAACAAGGGCGTTGCCCACGGCGAACTCGAGGAGTGGGACAAGGCGATCGGTGCCCACCGCGAGGCCCTGCGAATCGACGACGAGAGCGAGCACGCCGCCACTGCCGAGACGAACCTCGCCTACGCCCTCTGGGAGTTCGGCCAGACGAGCGAGGCCTTAGAACACGCCGAGCGTGCCATCGAGATCGACGAGCGATTCGCTGCAGGCTGGTTCAACCGCGCGTTCTTCCTCTCGGAGCGCGGGCTATCCGAGGAGGCACTCAACTGCGTCGACAACGCGATCCGCCTCGGTCTGCGCAACGCGAAAGTACTCGAGACGAAGGCCGAGATCCTCGAGGAACTCGGCGAGTTCGATCAGGCCGAGGAGATCGCCGACGAAGCGAACCAGATGCGCGAGGAAGCCGAACAGGAGATGATGGACGACCGCGAGGAGATGTACGGTCAGGGTGCGGGCGGCGGCGGCGGTGCTGGCGCTGGCGGCGGTCCGGGAGCCGGCCGCGGTGGTGCCGGAGCTGGCCGCGGCGGTGCCGGTGCCGGACTCGGCGGTCGCGGCGCGAACCGCCAGTCGCCACCCCAGCGACAGGGAGACATCGGACTGGACGACCTCGGCGTCGCCGATCTCGGCGTCGAAGACGACGAGGAGGAAGACGACCGCGAGTGGGAACTCGAGTGA